The Fortiea contorta PCC 7126 genome has a segment encoding these proteins:
- a CDS encoding metallophosphoesterase yields the protein MNLITEPTIPVKIQKMRERVRWKHPSIVERGIDQTSMVISDRQDDNPEFSFLVIGDTGTKTHYGHHPQRQVTELMLPHKDECRFVLHTGDVIYTVGSKEYYSDNFIKPYREFLVGGDNPKRLTYDRMVFNLPFLPVLGNHDYYDVPLMYRVITGSTLQLRRLFRYKDFEIGWHGSNQGDAYARAFLDYTAALKFPEEFPRHLDSQYTAKTDTGRCLRYEPGKFTRLPNRYYTFRYGGIDFFALDSNTFNTPSPIPATQAGDINRRELEKRRQQIEQEELQILATCDKLNANIPAEAEQLDELSAKLDQINEIKIDIEKQLASHNTTDIDFEQLDWLRNRLIASWHTSAVRGRIIYFHHPPYVTEATKWDQAQTLAVRHRLRWVLEQVAETLGSLVKERPVVDLILNGHAHCLEYLRTTNTGYADSHINCIISGGSGRRPRRQRPEGTELMETFSELGNTSIRKVADSHLFVGRSDYLFQKQLPYSAVRIDVQDGSPLKFIVRPLIAERVGEKWYNRHSEPFVI from the coding sequence ACTAGTATGGTGATCAGCGATCGCCAAGATGACAACCCCGAATTTTCCTTTCTGGTGATTGGTGACACTGGGACAAAAACCCATTACGGACACCACCCGCAACGACAAGTGACGGAACTGATGCTTCCCCACAAAGATGAGTGTCGGTTTGTGTTGCACACTGGAGATGTGATTTACACCGTTGGTTCCAAGGAATATTACTCAGATAACTTTATCAAACCTTACCGAGAATTTCTTGTCGGTGGTGACAACCCCAAGCGCCTCACCTATGACCGCATGGTCTTCAACCTACCCTTTCTACCAGTCTTAGGCAATCATGATTATTATGATGTGCCGTTGATGTATCGTGTAATTACAGGTAGCACTCTGCAACTGCGTCGTCTTTTCCGCTACAAAGATTTTGAAATTGGCTGGCACGGTTCTAATCAAGGCGATGCTTATGCACGAGCGTTTCTAGATTATACGGCAGCACTCAAATTTCCAGAAGAATTCCCACGTCATTTAGATTCCCAATACACAGCGAAAACAGACACGGGGCGATGTCTGCGTTATGAACCAGGAAAATTTACCCGTTTACCCAACCGCTATTACACCTTTCGTTACGGCGGTATCGATTTTTTCGCCCTTGATTCTAATACCTTCAATACACCATCACCCATACCTGCAACTCAAGCTGGAGACATCAACCGCCGTGAACTAGAAAAACGGCGTCAACAAATAGAACAAGAAGAATTACAAATTCTAGCCACATGCGATAAACTTAACGCCAACATTCCCGCCGAAGCTGAACAACTCGATGAATTGAGCGCCAAATTAGACCAAATTAATGAAATTAAAATAGATATTGAAAAACAGCTAGCATCCCACAACACCACCGATATCGATTTTGAACAACTAGACTGGTTACGCAACAGATTAATTGCATCTTGGCACACTTCCGCAGTCCGTGGACGCATCATCTATTTTCACCACCCACCTTACGTGACTGAAGCGACGAAATGGGATCAAGCCCAAACTTTAGCAGTTCGCCATCGTCTACGCTGGGTTTTGGAACAAGTAGCGGAAACTCTCGGCTCTCTGGTGAAAGAACGCCCTGTAGTCGATTTAATTTTAAATGGTCACGCCCACTGTTTAGAATATCTCCGCACAACTAATACAGGTTACGCCGACTCTCACATCAACTGCATTATCTCAGGTGGGAGTGGTCGCCGTCCGCGCCGTCAGCGTCCAGAGGGGACAGAATTGATGGAAACTTTCAGCGAATTGGGCAATACTTCTATTCGCAAGGTTGCAGATTCTCATCTTTTTGTCGGTCGCAGTGACTATCTTTTTCAAAAGCAACTACCTTACTCTGCGGTGCGAATTGATGTTCAAGATGGTAGTCCACTCAAATTTATTGTCAGACCTTTAATCGCCGAACGTGTAGGGGAAAAATGGTACAACCGCCATAGTGAACCTTTCGTGATTTAA